The region GCCCACCGCCGCATCGCGGCGCAAGGCATAGAAGCTTTGCGCCAATAACTGCGGTGTGATGTGGTGCAGCAATGCCGTGAACTGCATGCCCTTGTTCCTTCGGGCTGCTTCACGTACACCTTCAAGTCCCATCGACGCGCAACTGGCCCGGCTCAGTGTCCGGGGCGCGGGGGGCCTGTCGGTGTTTCCCTTGGCTACGTCCCTTTCCTCCACTATCTCCGCCGGGCTAGGCCCTTTGTTCGATGGCTTCTCAGGTACTACGGACGTATCCGACTTCTCAGCGGCGTGGGCAGCAGGGTTGCGGCTTTTGGCCTTTCCTGCTCCGCCCGGTGCTTGCGCACCGGGCACCGCTGAGATCTCCCAGTTTCTGTGCGAAGGACTTCCCGACGTGCACAGGGTCTCCGACCGCGCGGGATCAGAGCATGACAGGCGTCTAACGCCATGCTCCGTATTGCCTTCTGCTTCGCATAACAGCATCGGCATCCCGGATTCCTGATTACGCGGCTCAATGGCTGGCCCATCGGTTTCCCCTGTCAACGCTTCACCCTGCACCTCGCGGTGCAACATGCATGACTCGGGGTCTGGTTGATTCGCCATTTCTTACCAGTATCGAACTTTCATCGACTATCCTCCGCCAGCTTTGACTGGCGCACTATGCGTCCGGCCAAGTCATCTACCCAACCCCGCAAAGCCGGGACATGGTGTGCATTTAAATTTAGGTGGGCACCAGTTCTAGCCTTTTAAGCGGGTATTCCATGCAGCCAACACGCCGTTCGTATTCCAAATCCTTCAAAGCCCAGGTCATTCAAGAGTGTGCCCAACCCGGCGCATCGATTGCCAGCATCGCCCTCAGCCATAGCCTTAACGTAAACCTCGTTCACAAATGGATTCGGGTGCAAGTGCAGAAAAGCACGGCGCTTCAACCAGCATTCATCCCCTGAATTCATAGAATAAGTGCAACGTTTGAAACGAGAGGCAGAGAGCCAGCCACCGGTAGAATCCAGGCTCTCACACCAAAGGATTCAAACGCAGATGACCACGCCTTACCGGCAGCTGACTCAGGGCCAACGTTACCAGATTGAAGCCGGCCTGAGGGCTAAAGAGAGTCAAGCAAGCATTGCTAAACAGGTGGGAGTGCATCCTTCGACGATCAGCCGTGAGGTTCGCCGCAACCGTCCTGAAAACATTTACAAAGCGATTTGTGCGACCCAAGAAAGTTATGTCCGCCGTGTGGGTGCCCGTAAATTTTGCAAGCCGATTGCCTGGTTGAGTCATCACCTTGCGATATGGCTCAAGCATGGAATGAGCCCGGAGCAGATTGCTCATCGGCTCAAGCAAGAGAAACCGGATCAAGCGGTCAGCCATGAGTGGATTTATCGGTTTATTGCCACTGACAAACGGGGCGGCGGCGAGCTGTATACGCATCTACGGCACCGTCGAAAGCGCTACCGTAAACGCTATGGAAGCCATGATCGGCGGGGGCAGTTGCGAAATCGGGTGTCGATCACCGAGCGCCCTGCTGAAGTCGAAACCCGCGAACGGCTGGGGGACTGGGAAGGTGACACGGTGCATGGGGTGGGCGGTAACCTGGTCACCTTGGTTGAGCGTAAAAGCGGCTATCTGAGTGCTTACCCAGTCAAGCGTCGAACTCGCCGCCAAGTCACTCGGGCGATCAATTTACAGTTCAATGGGCATGTGGTGCATACGTTGACACTGGACAACGGCAAGGAGTTTGCCGGCCATG is a window of Pseudomonas sp. DC1.2 DNA encoding:
- a CDS encoding IS30 family transposase; protein product: MTTPYRQLTQGQRYQIEAGLRAKESQASIAKQVGVHPSTISREVRRNRPENIYKAICATQESYVRRVGARKFCKPIAWLSHHLAIWLKHGMSPEQIAHRLKQEKPDQAVSHEWIYRFIATDKRGGGELYTHLRHRRKRYRKRYGSHDRRGQLRNRVSITERPAEVETRERLGDWEGDTVHGVGGNLVTLVERKSGYLSAYPVKRRTRRQVTRAINLQFNGHVVHTLTLDNGKEFAGHERIAHKSRCRVNFADPYSSCQRGTNENTNGLLRQYFPKGSDFSKLTVAAVNRVVAQINLRPRKRLGWKTPYEVYAGVSVALMC
- a CDS encoding transposase, translated to MQPTRRSYSKSFKAQVIQECAQPGASIASIALSHSLNVNLVHKWIRVQVQKSTALQPAFIP